In Salisediminibacterium beveridgei, one DNA window encodes the following:
- a CDS encoding glutaredoxin family protein: protein MERITLYTIPGCSKCASVRKHFDKCKISYVEADLFSDQKFVQEIKAYAGEVRAPAVVMGNFVLTEYEEIMQVFSTETECPSGENPS, encoded by the coding sequence ATGGAAAGGATAACCCTGTATACGATCCCGGGCTGTTCAAAATGTGCTTCTGTCCGAAAACATTTTGACAAGTGCAAGATATCATATGTCGAAGCCGATCTCTTCAGTGATCAGAAATTCGTCCAGGAAATCAAAGCTTATGCAGGAGAAGTGAGAGCCCCTGCTGTGGTGATGGGGAATTTTGTGTTGACGGAATACGAAGAGATCATGCAGGTGTTCTCCACAGAAACGGAATGTCCTTCGGGTGAGAATCCGTCATAA
- a CDS encoding 2,3-butanediol dehydrogenase — MKAAVWYKAKDLRVEQVDTPTIKQEHEVKVKVSCCGICGSDLHEYAAGPIFIPVNDPHPISGDKAPIIMGHEFAGEVVEVGSKVSRVKVGDHVAIEPILAPSKDGAYVDEKYNLSPFLGFHGLSGGGGGFSEYTVLGEHMVHPVPEGLSAEQGALVEPAAVALHAVRQSSLKAGDTAAVFGAGPIGLMVIDALKAAGASTIYAVEVSAARLKKAEELGAIVINPKETDPVAKIHELSGGGVDFSFEVTGIPAVLKQCLHSTHTGGEMIIVSIWEEEASFQPNDLVIAERTMKGIIAYRNIYPQVMELMKQGYFSGDQMITSRIGLDDVVDKGFEKLLNDKSQVKIIVTP; from the coding sequence ATGAAAGCAGCCGTTTGGTATAAAGCAAAAGATCTCAGAGTCGAACAAGTGGACACACCGACGATCAAACAAGAGCATGAGGTAAAAGTAAAAGTCAGCTGTTGCGGCATTTGCGGAAGTGACCTCCACGAATATGCGGCAGGGCCGATCTTTATTCCTGTGAACGACCCCCACCCGATCAGTGGCGACAAAGCCCCGATCATCATGGGGCATGAGTTTGCAGGAGAAGTGGTGGAAGTCGGCTCCAAAGTAAGCCGGGTCAAGGTCGGCGATCATGTCGCCATCGAACCGATTTTGGCTCCATCCAAAGATGGTGCTTATGTCGATGAGAAGTACAACCTCTCCCCATTCCTTGGCTTTCACGGTCTCTCAGGCGGCGGTGGCGGTTTCAGTGAATACACGGTCCTCGGTGAACATATGGTGCACCCTGTTCCGGAAGGATTATCCGCAGAACAAGGGGCACTGGTCGAGCCAGCGGCTGTTGCATTGCATGCCGTCCGCCAAAGCAGTTTGAAAGCCGGTGATACTGCTGCCGTTTTCGGCGCAGGGCCGATTGGACTGATGGTGATCGATGCCTTGAAAGCAGCCGGCGCCTCGACTATTTATGCGGTCGAAGTATCCGCGGCGCGCCTGAAAAAAGCAGAAGAACTTGGCGCGATTGTGATCAATCCGAAAGAAACAGATCCCGTGGCAAAAATCCATGAACTGTCAGGCGGCGGGGTTGATTTCTCCTTCGAAGTCACCGGCATTCCTGCCGTTCTGAAGCAATGTCTGCACAGCACCCATACCGGCGGTGAAATGATCATCGTCAGCATTTGGGAAGAGGAAGCATCTTTCCAGCCAAATGACCTGGTTATTGCCGAACGGACGATGAAAGGGATCATCGCCTACCGGAACATTTATCCGCAGGTGATGGAACTGATGAAACAGGGTTATTTCTCCGGGGATCAGATGATCACATCGCGTATTGGCCTTGATGATGTTGTCGACAAAGGCTTTGAGAAGCTTTTAAACGATAAAAGCCAGGTAAAGATCATCGTGACACCATAA
- a CDS encoding TIGR03643 family protein, translating to MKGTERLSVEDIDRIVEMAWEDRTPFDLIELQFGLKEKEVIKLMRKEMKSSSFRMWRKRVNERSTKHKALRSKEVKRFRSPLQKTLTY from the coding sequence ATGAAAGGTACTGAACGCTTATCAGTTGAAGACATTGACCGCATCGTTGAAATGGCTTGGGAAGACCGGACCCCCTTTGATCTCATCGAATTGCAATTTGGCCTGAAAGAAAAAGAGGTCATTAAACTGATGCGAAAAGAAATGAAATCCTCATCCTTTCGCATGTGGCGAAAGCGAGTGAATGAACGATCCACAAAACACAAAGCACTGCGCTCAAAGGAAGTCAAACGCTTCCGGTCTCCGTTACAGAAAACTCTTACTTATTGA
- a CDS encoding Crp/Fnr family transcriptional regulator: protein MDKLMLLSEINLFNELPMDELKLIDELSEMRPVKKGTVILSPDQPIEALFLLKRGQVRLYHMNAQGKQLTMDILVDGNIFGETSSLSLTDNEIYAEAMTDTYLCIIGKSEFEGLIEQNPKIAVKFINILSGRLKEVYSLSEKIAYSDVKYRLLYLLLKLSERTGTRKGEWQSINMKLTHQDMANMIGATRETTSAILSQLKQDGLIKKQLRMHIQADEVKEMLELS, encoded by the coding sequence GTGGATAAATTAATGCTGCTCTCAGAGATCAATCTCTTCAATGAACTTCCGATGGATGAATTGAAACTGATTGATGAGTTGAGTGAAATGCGTCCTGTCAAAAAAGGCACTGTCATCCTGTCTCCGGATCAGCCCATTGAAGCGCTTTTTCTGTTAAAAAGAGGTCAGGTCCGTTTATATCATATGAATGCACAAGGCAAACAGTTAACGATGGACATCCTCGTCGACGGAAATATCTTTGGCGAGACGTCTTCATTATCATTAACAGATAATGAAATCTACGCGGAAGCGATGACGGATACGTATCTCTGTATTATTGGAAAATCTGAATTCGAAGGTCTCATCGAGCAAAATCCCAAGATCGCTGTGAAATTTATCAATATTCTGTCTGGCAGATTGAAAGAGGTTTACAGCTTATCTGAAAAAATCGCCTACAGTGATGTGAAATACCGTTTATTATACCTGCTCCTGAAACTCAGTGAACGAACAGGTACCCGAAAAGGAGAATGGCAATCCATCAACATGAAACTTACCCACCAGGACATGGCCAATATGATCGGTGCCACCCGGGAAACCACATCCGCCATCCTGAGCCAGCTGAAACAGGATGGTTTAATCAAAAAACAGCTGCGCATGCACATTCAGGCAGATGAAGTCAAAGAAATGCTCGAACTTTCCTGA
- a CDS encoding OsmC family protein, which yields MAQKMEFEVTGSAKGMKSTLTTKQHTVIIDEPENMGGEDTGPDPLANMLASLAGCENVIANMVAKEIGFDLQGIDFRVTGELDPRGLMGDKDVQSYFQQVGIEATVQTSESEERIEELKKITDERCPVFTTFVAAGIPIDATWKKA from the coding sequence GTGGCACAGAAAATGGAATTTGAAGTAACCGGATCAGCAAAAGGGATGAAATCAACACTTACGACAAAACAACACACGGTCATCATCGATGAACCGGAAAATATGGGTGGTGAAGACACCGGGCCGGATCCACTGGCGAATATGCTGGCATCTCTTGCAGGCTGTGAAAACGTCATTGCCAATATGGTTGCTAAGGAAATCGGTTTTGATTTGCAGGGGATCGACTTTCGCGTAACTGGCGAACTCGATCCCCGTGGCCTGATGGGTGATAAAGACGTCCAGTCTTATTTCCAGCAAGTCGGGATTGAAGCGACGGTGCAAACGTCAGAATCCGAGGAGCGCATTGAGGAATTGAAGAAAATAACGGACGAACGTTGTCCCGTGTTTACCACTTTCGTAGCAGCAGGGATTCCGATTGACGCTACTTGGAAAAAAGCATAA
- a CDS encoding dihydrolipoamide acetyltransferase family protein: protein MAKQLVMPKMGMSMEEGTIVLWHKKEGDPVKKGEPVVSISSEKIENDVESPQDGLLLKIAAVVDETIKVGEVIGVVGQEGESADTGGQKPAKQEEPAAQAKPEPAREQQAASMKQQAASTADEPRKRISPAAKKLAKEQGVDLNDVTGTGPKGRVTREDILKAAQEDTSDKPATEQVAAGEPETAQAPAEAFESKPYSNIRKVIGERMNDSLHQSAQLTMMRYADVTRLMAFRKETNESLATVHGDRKLTVTDLVARATVLALRKHPFMNSALVDNTIYEYKQVHLGIAASMERGLMVPVVKDAHQMSTLALSGAIRTLGQKTRDNELAQDEMKGSTFTITNLGASGIGFFTPILNPPETGILGVGAGEKTLVMKDGQPIEAIRLPLSLTFDHRVVDGDPASQFLATLVTLLEEPHALMTLDQW, encoded by the coding sequence ATGGCCAAACAACTTGTCATGCCGAAGATGGGCATGAGTATGGAAGAGGGAACCATCGTTCTCTGGCATAAAAAAGAGGGCGATCCCGTCAAAAAAGGTGAACCCGTTGTATCCATCAGCTCCGAAAAAATTGAAAATGACGTGGAATCTCCGCAGGACGGGTTATTGTTGAAAATCGCTGCGGTAGTGGATGAAACCATCAAAGTCGGTGAAGTCATCGGCGTTGTCGGTCAGGAAGGTGAATCTGCGGATACAGGCGGTCAAAAGCCTGCCAAACAAGAAGAACCTGCCGCTCAAGCCAAGCCCGAACCGGCGAGAGAACAACAGGCTGCTTCGATGAAACAACAGGCTGCTTCAACTGCTGACGAACCGCGCAAACGCATATCACCAGCAGCGAAAAAACTCGCCAAAGAACAAGGCGTTGATCTGAACGATGTCACGGGAACCGGTCCGAAAGGGCGTGTGACCCGGGAGGATATTCTGAAAGCGGCACAAGAAGACACCTCGGATAAGCCGGCAACTGAACAAGTTGCTGCCGGAGAACCTGAAACAGCTCAGGCACCTGCTGAAGCGTTTGAATCAAAACCTTACAGCAACATCCGTAAAGTCATCGGTGAACGGATGAATGACAGCCTTCACCAGTCAGCGCAACTCACGATGATGCGTTATGCCGATGTAACAAGACTGATGGCGTTTCGAAAAGAGACGAACGAATCACTCGCAACCGTCCACGGAGACCGCAAACTCACCGTGACGGATCTCGTCGCCCGGGCCACCGTCCTCGCCTTGAGGAAGCATCCATTTATGAACAGCGCGCTTGTGGACAATACCATCTACGAATACAAACAGGTCCATCTCGGCATTGCCGCATCCATGGAACGCGGTCTCATGGTCCCGGTTGTTAAGGACGCTCACCAGATGAGCACGCTGGCGTTATCGGGTGCGATACGAACGCTTGGTCAAAAAACCAGAGACAATGAACTCGCTCAGGATGAAATGAAAGGTTCCACCTTTACGATTACCAATCTCGGCGCTTCCGGTATTGGTTTCTTTACGCCGATCCTGAACCCGCCCGAAACCGGCATTCTCGGCGTTGGTGCAGGAGAAAAGACCCTCGTCATGAAAGACGGCCAGCCAATAGAAGCGATTCGTCTGCCATTAAGCCTGACCTTCGACCACCGCGTTGTGGATGGTGATCCTGCCAGTCAGTTCCTCGCCACTCTTGTCACACTGCTTGAAGAACCGCATGCCCTGATGACGCTGGACCAGTGGTAA
- a CDS encoding GNAT family N-acetyltransferase: MSEISVIELTEADEFRAAFPVMRQLRTHLDEGTYLELVNEAIEVNGYRMFGLIVDDYLLAVTGFIPMTNLYDGRSIWICDLVTDQQERSKGYGEILLQFVQEWASDNGYEKIALSSGLQRTQSHRFYVEHMDYERASFVFKKDL; the protein is encoded by the coding sequence GTGAGTGAAATCAGCGTTATTGAATTGACCGAAGCAGATGAATTCAGAGCGGCCTTTCCTGTGATGAGACAGCTGCGAACGCATCTGGATGAGGGAACATATCTTGAACTTGTAAATGAAGCGATTGAAGTGAACGGCTACCGGATGTTTGGATTGATTGTGGATGATTATCTCTTAGCGGTCACGGGCTTCATCCCGATGACGAACTTATATGACGGGCGTTCGATCTGGATCTGTGATCTTGTGACCGATCAGCAGGAACGCTCCAAAGGGTATGGTGAAATTCTCTTGCAGTTTGTGCAGGAATGGGCTTCGGACAACGGTTATGAAAAAATTGCTTTGTCATCAGGCCTGCAGCGGACGCAGTCGCACCGTTTCTACGTGGAACATATGGATTATGAGCGGGCAAGCTTTGTGTTCAAAAAAGACCTGTGA
- a CDS encoding thiamine pyrophosphate-dependent dehydrogenase E1 component subunit alpha encodes MKISEKEVTGITTEKARWMYQKMQEIRMFEDRVHDLFGEGKLPGFVHLYAGEEAVAVGVCAHFDNKDTITSTHRGHGHCIAKGCELDGMMAELYGKSTGLCNGKGGSMHIADVEKGMLGANGIVGGGFPLATGAALTAKLKKTGGVSACFFGDGAGNHGTFHEGINLSAIWDLPVLFVAENNGYAEATPFEYASSCDNIADRAQGYNIPGEIVDGKDVVAVYEAAQRAVDRARNGEGPSLIECKTYRNYGHFEGDAQKYKTAEDKERHLGEDDAIVRFRSYILENSLMTEDELNQIDQDVEKAVTHAVSFAEESPDPTIEDLTTDVYVNYQSE; translated from the coding sequence ATGAAAATTTCTGAGAAAGAAGTCACCGGAATCACGACGGAAAAGGCGCGCTGGATGTATCAGAAAATGCAGGAAATCCGTATGTTTGAGGACCGGGTTCACGATCTGTTCGGAGAAGGAAAATTGCCTGGATTCGTTCACTTGTATGCAGGAGAAGAAGCAGTTGCTGTTGGCGTATGCGCCCACTTCGATAACAAAGACACCATCACCAGTACCCACCGGGGTCATGGCCACTGTATTGCGAAAGGCTGTGAGCTTGACGGAATGATGGCAGAACTTTACGGAAAATCCACCGGGCTGTGTAACGGTAAAGGCGGTTCCATGCATATTGCCGATGTGGAAAAAGGCATGCTCGGAGCCAATGGCATTGTCGGCGGCGGATTTCCGCTGGCTACAGGTGCTGCATTAACCGCAAAACTGAAAAAGACCGGCGGTGTCTCTGCCTGCTTCTTTGGTGATGGTGCCGGCAACCATGGAACATTCCATGAAGGCATTAACCTTTCAGCCATCTGGGATCTTCCGGTACTTTTCGTCGCTGAGAACAATGGGTATGCAGAAGCCACTCCGTTTGAGTATGCGTCTTCTTGCGACAACATTGCCGATCGGGCACAAGGCTATAATATCCCAGGTGAAATCGTCGACGGGAAAGACGTGGTCGCTGTCTATGAAGCAGCTCAGCGCGCCGTTGACCGGGCGCGTAACGGGGAAGGCCCAAGCCTGATTGAATGCAAAACCTACCGGAACTACGGACACTTCGAAGGCGATGCACAGAAATATAAAACCGCTGAAGATAAAGAGCGGCACTTGGGTGAAGACGATGCGATTGTCCGTTTTCGCAGCTACATTTTAGAAAACAGCCTGATGACCGAGGATGAGCTGAACCAAATTGATCAGGATGTGGAAAAAGCTGTGACTCATGCAGTGAGTTTCGCTGAGGAAAGTCCGGATCCGACAATTGAAGATCTGACTACTGACGTTTACGTGAACTACCAGTCTGAATAA
- a CDS encoding alpha-ketoacid dehydrogenase subunit beta: MTRQITFSEAIREAMQLAMRKDENVILMGEDVAGGAEVDHLQDSEAWGGVMGVTMGLATEFGRDRVLDTPIAEAGYMGAAVTCAATGMRPVAELMFNDFIGSCLDEVMNQGAKLRYMFGGKAKVPLVVRTMHGAGFRAAAQHSQSLYGMFTAIPGIKVVVPSNPYDAKGLLLAAIEDDDPVIFFEDKTLYNMKGEVPEGYYTVPLGKGEVKREGTDLTIVGIGKQVNTALDAAAQLSEKGLNVEVVDPRSMSPLDEQIILDSVMKTNRLIIVDEANPRCNMATDIAAMVADKGFDFLDAPIKRITAPHCPVPFSPVLEDMYLPSADKIITAVNDMIADDTTMTV; this comes from the coding sequence ATGACAAGACAAATAACTTTTTCCGAAGCGATTCGTGAAGCCATGCAATTGGCGATGCGTAAGGATGAGAATGTCATTTTGATGGGTGAAGACGTAGCCGGTGGTGCTGAAGTGGATCATCTCCAGGACAGTGAAGCCTGGGGCGGAGTCATGGGTGTCACCATGGGGCTCGCCACTGAATTTGGCCGTGACAGGGTACTCGATACGCCGATTGCCGAAGCAGGTTACATGGGCGCTGCGGTCACTTGTGCCGCGACGGGTATGCGTCCGGTTGCAGAGCTGATGTTTAACGACTTCATCGGCAGCTGCCTGGATGAAGTCATGAATCAGGGCGCCAAGCTCCGGTATATGTTCGGCGGGAAAGCGAAAGTACCCCTTGTGGTTCGTACCATGCACGGGGCTGGTTTCCGGGCTGCCGCCCAGCACTCCCAGAGTCTTTACGGTATGTTTACTGCCATTCCTGGGATCAAGGTCGTCGTACCTTCCAACCCATATGACGCAAAAGGTCTTCTCCTTGCCGCCATCGAGGACGATGATCCGGTCATCTTCTTTGAAGATAAGACGCTTTATAACATGAAAGGTGAAGTCCCTGAAGGTTACTACACCGTCCCTCTAGGAAAAGGTGAGGTGAAGCGTGAAGGAACGGATCTCACGATTGTCGGCATTGGTAAGCAAGTGAATACCGCTCTCGATGCAGCCGCCCAGCTTTCAGAAAAGGGATTGAACGTGGAAGTGGTAGATCCAAGGAGCATGTCCCCACTCGATGAACAGATCATTCTGGATTCCGTGATGAAAACGAACCGGCTGATCATTGTCGACGAAGCCAATCCGCGTTGCAACATGGCGACAGACATCGCCGCGATGGTCGCAGACAAAGGATTTGATTTCCTCGATGCGCCGATCAAGCGGATCACTGCTCCGCATTGTCCGGTACCGTTCTCACCGGTACTTGAAGATATGTATTTACCTTCCGCAGATAAAATCATTACCGCCGTCAATGACATGATCGCAGACGACACCACCATGACCGTCTGA
- a CDS encoding FAD-dependent oxidoreductase, protein MKIAVIGSTHAGTAAVRNMAHLYPEAEIHVYERNDNVSFLSCGLALYVGGVVKDAQELFYSSPEELTAMGIHVHMEHDVSSIDTDNQTIDVVDLNSGQKRTDAYDRLVMATGSAPVVPPIPGVHLENVLLAKNYNQANRIIEQSKKADRITVVGGGYIGVELVEAFQEAGKKVTLIDGENRILNKYLDKEFTDVVEEDFEAKGIDLRLGESVTRFEGDGTIQAVHTQNGRVETDLVILCVGFRPNTDLLAGQVDMLSNGAITVNDYMQTSHPNIFAAGDCCAVRYNPTGEYTYIPLATNAVRMGTLVARNIMAPQSRHIGTQGTSGLHIFGLNMASTGLTETTANMLGANVKSVTIHENHRPEFMPTSENVHLKVTFDPDSRRILGAQVLSKADVTQSINTFSLAVQTGMTIDDLAFVDFFFQPHFNQPWNFMNKAGLAAFESREHATV, encoded by the coding sequence ATGAAAATCGCAGTCATTGGAAGTACACACGCAGGAACAGCCGCCGTCCGGAATATGGCCCACCTCTATCCGGAAGCTGAGATCCACGTGTATGAACGAAACGATAATGTATCCTTTCTCTCTTGCGGCCTCGCCCTGTATGTCGGCGGTGTCGTGAAGGATGCGCAGGAACTGTTCTATTCTTCACCCGAGGAACTGACAGCCATGGGGATCCACGTTCATATGGAACATGACGTTTCCTCGATTGACACCGATAACCAGACCATTGATGTCGTGGATTTGAACAGTGGCCAAAAACGGACGGATGCATACGACCGCCTCGTTATGGCGACAGGCTCAGCCCCTGTTGTCCCGCCAATTCCGGGTGTTCATCTTGAAAATGTACTCCTCGCCAAAAATTATAATCAGGCGAACCGGATCATTGAGCAATCCAAAAAAGCCGATCGCATCACAGTCGTCGGCGGCGGCTATATAGGCGTTGAACTTGTCGAAGCTTTTCAGGAAGCGGGCAAAAAAGTGACGCTGATTGATGGCGAAAACCGCATCCTTAATAAATATCTCGATAAAGAGTTTACTGATGTCGTCGAAGAGGATTTTGAGGCAAAAGGCATCGACCTCCGCCTCGGTGAATCGGTCACCCGTTTTGAAGGCGACGGAACCATTCAGGCCGTTCACACACAAAACGGGCGCGTCGAAACGGATCTGGTCATACTCTGTGTCGGATTCCGCCCGAATACCGATCTTCTTGCCGGACAGGTGGATATGCTGTCAAACGGCGCGATCACTGTGAATGATTATATGCAGACGAGTCACCCAAACATCTTCGCTGCAGGTGATTGCTGTGCGGTCCGTTACAATCCGACAGGGGAATACACCTACATTCCACTTGCCACAAACGCCGTACGCATGGGAACACTGGTTGCACGAAACATCATGGCACCACAGTCCCGTCACATCGGAACACAGGGGACATCTGGTCTACACATTTTCGGATTGAATATGGCCTCCACAGGCTTAACAGAAACGACAGCAAACATGTTGGGTGCAAATGTGAAAAGCGTCACGATTCATGAAAATCACCGTCCCGAATTTATGCCGACATCTGAAAATGTTCATTTGAAAGTTACCTTCGATCCCGATTCCCGGCGGATCTTAGGTGCTCAAGTCTTATCGAAAGCCGATGTGACACAGTCCATTAATACGTTCAGCCTCGCCGTTCAAACGGGGATGACGATTGATGACCTGGCTTTTGTCGACTTTTTCTTCCAGCCTCATTTTAATCAGCCATGGAATTTCATGAACAAAGCTGGACTTGCAGCTTTTGAATCCCGTGAGCACGCAACCGTATAA
- a CDS encoding DASH family cryptochrome, with product MQLIWYRQDLRTHDHGPLIRAMEKEAGIVGLYIHDERQDEEVLPGVYRMGQNRRRFLAESLIELGKALQRLGISFTIRSGDVVDEVSFAIREYGVEEVLVQDHPSVWERRELEQLMNRHPEIKWSIFEGHTLIKQKDLPVKLGDFPMSFSTFRGKLEKYLGIPKKHSAFSIEDQGLFTEMESRVSLMYQQAEGVTFSLPDFMKSWLDGKKGIVQGGERAGLDRLDSYVSQNGGVYTYKETRDGLFDFEDSSKLSFWLSRGALSPRRVYQALMKVEAEHGRNLSSYWLFFELLWRDYFQWLMRATDERLFVRQGLLNDSLPWHQDQEAFQKWRQGNTGYPLVDAAMAELNQTGFMSNRARQNAASFLTKNLGIDWLWGAAYFEAMLIDFDPASNYGNWAYQAGVGTDLRELRAFNVIGQGKRYDPSGDYARYWLHLPKELPGHVVYDPAKLNMHVKYAEPMVDLDQSIQNRKKELGM from the coding sequence ATGCAATTGATCTGGTACAGGCAGGATTTACGGACTCACGATCATGGGCCGCTCATCCGTGCGATGGAAAAAGAAGCAGGGATTGTCGGACTCTACATCCATGATGAGCGTCAGGATGAGGAGGTCTTGCCTGGCGTTTATCGAATGGGCCAAAACCGGCGAAGGTTTCTCGCTGAGAGTCTCATTGAACTCGGAAAGGCACTTCAAAGACTCGGCATATCGTTCACGATCAGATCTGGTGACGTGGTGGATGAAGTTTCCTTTGCGATTCGTGAATACGGTGTGGAAGAGGTTCTTGTACAGGATCATCCCAGCGTATGGGAGAGGAGGGAACTGGAACAGCTCATGAACCGCCATCCGGAAATAAAATGGTCCATCTTTGAAGGGCATACACTCATCAAACAAAAAGATCTGCCTGTGAAGCTGGGCGATTTCCCGATGTCCTTTTCGACATTCCGGGGGAAACTGGAGAAATATCTGGGCATTCCGAAAAAGCATTCAGCATTTTCTATAGAAGATCAGGGGCTGTTTACTGAGATGGAAAGTAGAGTGTCTCTGATGTATCAACAAGCAGAAGGGGTCACTTTCAGCTTGCCGGACTTTATGAAAAGCTGGCTGGACGGGAAGAAAGGCATTGTGCAAGGCGGGGAACGTGCTGGCTTGGATCGGCTCGACAGCTATGTCAGTCAAAATGGCGGGGTGTATACCTATAAAGAAACCCGGGATGGTCTTTTCGATTTTGAAGACAGTTCTAAATTATCATTCTGGCTCAGTCGCGGAGCCCTTTCACCAAGACGGGTCTATCAGGCGCTGATGAAGGTGGAGGCCGAACATGGCAGAAATCTCTCCAGTTACTGGCTTTTTTTTGAGCTGCTGTGGCGTGATTATTTCCAGTGGCTCATGCGGGCAACGGACGAGCGCCTGTTTGTAAGACAAGGCTTGTTGAACGACAGTCTCCCTTGGCATCAGGATCAGGAAGCCTTTCAAAAGTGGAGGCAGGGAAACACCGGGTATCCGTTGGTCGATGCCGCGATGGCTGAACTCAATCAGACGGGTTTCATGAGCAACCGGGCCAGGCAGAACGCTGCAAGCTTTTTGACGAAGAACTTAGGAATCGATTGGCTTTGGGGAGCGGCATACTTTGAAGCGATGCTGATCGACTTTGATCCGGCGAGTAACTATGGCAACTGGGCCTATCAGGCCGGAGTGGGAACTGACCTCCGGGAGTTGAGGGCATTTAACGTGATCGGACAGGGGAAACGCTATGACCCTTCCGGGGATTACGCACGCTATTGGCTTCATCTGCCCAAAGAGCTGCCAGGTCACGTGGTCTATGACCCGGCCAAACTCAACATGCATGTAAAGTATGCTGAGCCGATGGTTGATCTGGATCAATCCATACAGAATCGGAAAAAAGAACTCGGGATGTGA